aCAGTAAAAgcacaatcattattacatggatatGATCCACAGAGCTAtatggatcataaataaaaagtacatttttaatatattaaaagtatattattttttacataaactacattatttttgtacttaaagtacattatttataaacaCCAttgatcaataaaaataaaaaaataaaagttaaaaaaaaactctttgtAAAAATTCTTGTTCTCATTTGGTATCAATTGACAAAAATGATCCATGGTTGCCAACCCACCCATAGGCCAGTATAATCGTGGTTCAGTTTCGGTTCACGATTTCAGGAAATGATAATCCGAAATTGGAGCCTTTTAGGAAGTTCTGGTTACGGtttgaattttcttttcttttttgcaaattctattttatatttttaaaatagtccaAATTCTAAacgattaattaatttttttcacagTTTCTAATTTTTTGGAATAGAGATAATTAACAACAAGGGGAGCGATGATCATGTCACAAAGAAGGTATATATGATTGATATACTCAAAAAGTCCGGAATAGACGACTACAAACCAATCTCAACACGAATTTCAATTAATAGTAAGCTAGTGCAACAACCACAAGTTAACCATATAAAAATCTACACAGTACCGCAACCTTGTTGGAGAACTTTAGTACCTAACCATCACGCTTTTGGATCTTTCTTTTGCAATCAGCAAACTTTGTCAGTTCATGCACTCTCCAAACATTGATCATTGGGTGACACTCAAACAAGTTCTAAGGTATGTCAAAACAACTCTAGACTATTGATTGGGTTTTACAAAATCTGACTTTGATGATATCCATGATTTCTTAGACTCTAATAATTTGGCGATTGCCTTGATGACCAAAAATTCACTagtgattttaatttgttgtcttCATTGACAAAAGTTTTAATCTCTTTGACTTGTCGCAAGCAAAAGACAATTGCTCGATCCTCAACAAAAGCATAATACAAAGCCATAACAGATGTCTTAGTAGAAGTAATAGCATGGTTAGTTGCTTGTCTGAgtttggtgtgacaatcttgtaGAAGTAGACTACCACGTTGTTCGTGATAAAGTAGCATCAAATGAGCTACAAGTGACCAACTTGCAAACATCTTAACCAAATCACTCACCAGCTAGATTTAGTCATCTAAGGAACAAACTTAGTGTTCGAATCCCAAACCTCATACTTAATAGAtaaggtgctgaaccaccacgccaaccatgttgATTAGCTTAAGGGACATATTAGAATTCCgtgttttatcaattttagagTTCTCATTTCATCTctgtatattattataactctactcagtatattattataactctatgttcaccgCATTAGGtaaaattgtattttgtatGCCTATAAATATATCCcttttcatattttgtaaacACTAATCAATGATAAAAACTCTCTATAAAAATGGTTGTTGTCATCAAAGTAAGGATTACGATTTGTTTACGATGTTTGACCAGTCTAAACTCAAAATATCATACTTAACACAATACTATAATCTGTTCTACGTTCTTCCACCATCATCTCTCCATTTCCTGTCTTCTCTTCCCATAGCTCATCGGCAAAGATTTAGCTTTCCGACGATCGATTCCTCGATGGCTTCATCAGATTCAGACGTGCCTTCAGAATCATCGGCGCCGTCGTTAGAGGAGATGACCAGAGCAGGCGCCAGATCGATGATCCTCCCGATCATCCTCAACTTCGCCGCCGCGTCTCCTCCGTCTCAGCGCCGGCGCGACGTGACGGTGATCGTGAACGCGAGGACGGGGTCGATCACCTTTATTGAGGGCGCGGCGGACGGGAAGGAGGGGCATTTGCCGGCGTCGAAGGCGTCGATAGAGGCGATGCCAGTCGTGAAGGTCGGCGAAGAGGGGATCGAGTGCGCTATCTGCCTAGCGGAGTTCGAATTGGGCGGCGAGGCGAAGGCGATGCCGTGTAATCACCGGTATCATCCAGATTGCATTGATAAGTGGTTGCAGATCCACGGCTCTTGCCCGCTTTGCCGGTACAAGATGCCCGcggaagaaggagaagaagttaGGAGAGAAGCGGATCAATTAGGTGAAGACGGTGGAACAGAGCGGCGAGAAAGGGCGGCTATGGTGTTTCACGTCTTCTTCAGGAACGGTAGCCGGAGCAATTacgattccgattccgattctgaAATGCAAGGAGAAGATACTAACCAAGACAATTTTGGCAGTGAAGACTCCGAAGTGGCTATGGAAATTGACGGTCGATAGAACCActgcaccttttttttttttttttttaggaaacacctttttttttttttttttgacagaaGGGTCtgtactaccattgattgttcatctagcaccatgaactaaaatatggtctaTTTAGGCCATaatactcttaataatttttcatctagcatttttagcctatttctaacaagttacctatctaatttgatgacatggaaaaataaaattagaaaaaaatgatagacatgttatttatgtggatgttttggatgattttaccttatttcattaatgaagaaaatgatttcttgcaaagAAATATGGtacaaatcaaagttgttatataatattttaactacagtgtattgcactactgtgtatgtatagtggggtgTTCAAAattgttcggcaatgaaattccatgaaaatcgatatatgaaaattaaatataataacttaagatattgtattgggtaaattttattattttttaaaaaataatttaattttcttatatcgattttaatggaatctcattgttgaATGACATTGAAtagcccgctatacatacacagtccACTGTAActgaaactttatataacaactttgatctCTGTCCTATTTTATTGCAGGAAaccatccaaaaatacaatatcttaagttattcaattatccaaaaattcaaaaatattaatttatttttaaaataaaataaaatatacccaatacaatatcttaagttattataaaaataatttaattttcatatatcgatttccatgaaatccCATTGCtgaacgatagtgaataccccgctatacatacactgtagttaaaacttaaactaatattatttttggtcccacgacttttgaggtcttatcacttttggtgcacaaaattttcaattttggtacctaactttgttatttttatcaattttggtccttccggccaaattgatggcaaaatgttgcagaattttatattttaaggacaaaatcattatcccaaagaaagatctgcaatatctaaacaaaagaaaaatcatattaagagaaaaataaggATTTGTCAATCGTCGATGCTATAAATCTCATAGATCTCTATCTAGTTTCTGTCTGTCTTCCCCATTATTTGCACCGAtaaaacacctataaatatgattttacaatGATTATGTTTAGATAATGAAGACGTTTCATTGAGATGacgattttacccttaaaatataaaattcgacaacatttcaccgtcaatttggccagaaggaccaaaactgataaaaattataaagttagggaccaaaattgaaaaactttaaagttgtgcaccaaaattgataaaactcaaaagtcgtgggaccaaaagtgatattaattcttaaaactttatatagcaattttgattcctaccatatttcattgcaagaaattatttttttcattaatgaaatatgatagaaatcatccaaaacatccacataaataacatgtcatcattttttctaattttatatttccatgtcatcaaattagatgggtaacttgttagaaataggctaaaaatgctagatgaaaaattattaagagtataatggcctagatggaccatattttagttcatggtgctagatgaacaatcaatggtagtacatgggtctatttgaccattttgcctttttttttttagttaatctGTAAAGCAAGTTTAGGaactatattaattttaattaattaatatctatgatattactccgtattagataGACAATGATGTACgaatttatgaaatttatttaaaattatatagtaTACACTAGTACTTATTAGATAGACAAGTTTAGGAATCACATAGTacttatttgttttatctatactttattgaaagaataaatttcacttttgatttttctattattatag
This portion of the Ipomoea triloba cultivar NCNSP0323 chromosome 5, ASM357664v1 genome encodes:
- the LOC116020435 gene encoding E3 ubiquitin-protein ligase MPSR1-like, translated to MFDQSKLKISYLTQYYNLFYVLPPSSLHFLSSLPIAHRQRFSFPTIDSSMASSDSDVPSESSAPSLEEMTRAGARSMILPIILNFAAASPPSQRRRDVTVIVNARTGSITFIEGAADGKEGHLPASKASIEAMPVVKVGEEGIECAICLAEFELGGEAKAMPCNHRYHPDCIDKWLQIHGSCPLCRYKMPAEEGEEVRREADQLGEDGGTERRERAAMVFHVFFRNGSRSNYDSDSDSEMQGEDTNQDNFGSEDSEVAMEIDGR